The following proteins come from a genomic window of Montipora foliosa isolate CH-2021 chromosome 2, ASM3666993v2, whole genome shotgun sequence:
- the LOC137988091 gene encoding uncharacterized protein, producing MLFIVLSIVKLLASHLHLVYIADVVDEDSNLFPSFNKRAAGEFVAETTCSSVSGRLEKSAYFWETCLQAPDFVLSIIREGYRLPFGQYPSPCFLVNNKSSLDRPHFVQRAILELLANCCIQEHSASPFCVNPLSVVEGKKLRLVIDLRHINQCLVLPKFKYEDLRSLSEVLDEGDWFFTWDLKSGYHHVRIHPDHQNYLGFAWNFNGVLRYFTFQVLPFGLSSACFCFTKLLRPLVRRWRSMGHVSFVYLDDGLGSLPDNCSAQAASIIQRKDLGSCGFVVNEDKSCWSPRQIGEWLGFVINTILMQFRVPEKKVAKLKAILDSAIQDGFVTFRNLAKIAGSVNSIYLAVGPIARLLTRQMYAAIDSRSAWDSILPISSSLMVELKFWYLNIDCFNGYSIRPPPTSSVVIFTDASDVAFGGFSSNLSVSSVSGMWLADDKGQSSTYRELKAIYYVLASYAKELESTKVKVFTDNDNAARIVLVGSRKPHLQALAIDIFQLCLAKRIVLDAQWIPRSVNERADLLSRFVDKDDWSLNPAVFQDIDVKWGPHTVDRFASYYNAQLPRFNSKFASPGSCGVDAFAQDWSCEINWICPPVSLIVRSVRKLEACNGFGTLVIPEWPSASFWPFLHSTPSRFKSFVKDVFVLPRIDNLLIEGPGQMEIYKSKDSAFSSCPSFRMLALRLQFYHCQTWSCCVDCVFCASDVLQVGSWREVPSLTDPSLQSLVPDLLDLQLESKATSTLCKYNNGWSRWRRWASSKIGVPVIPAKPLHISLFITELCHAALRKGTGISSIEGLFYSIRWAHKLAGIECCPTDHPLVQSSLEGARRKLGRPIKPKEPLPIDLLQVITEHYSSSESLAHIRFLFILLVGFAGFFRIDELLSMKLGDITLFTDRMSIFVPKRKNDQIREGHTSVIARSGNLTCPVAVTERLVSFLPEPKNPHFPLIRRIVKSKSGERFHGSIGISYSTILLEFKKLVGPFVDDISIFGTHSIKSGAASHPACRAINETLLDKHTGWKCPKTKKRYVKHVAEDLLNVTKIMGL from the exons ATGCTATTTATTGTCCTTTCCATTGTCAAGTTACTTGCAAGTCATTTGCATTTAGTATATATCG CTGACGTGGTTGATGAGGATTCCAATTTATTTCCTTCGTTTAATAAGCGTGCGGCAGGCGAATTTGTTGCGGAGACCACCTGTTCGAGTGTATCGGGGAGACTGGAGAAATCAGCATATTTCTGGGAAACGTGTTTGCAGGCCCCGGACTTTGTTTTAAGTATCATTCGGGAAGGTTATAGATTACCTTTTGGTCAATACCCGTCGCCTTGTTTTCTTGTAAACAACAAATCTTCGCTCGATCGCCCGCATTTTGTGCAGCGAGCTATATTGGAGTTACTAGCTAACTGCTGTATTCAGGAGCACAGCGCCTCGCCTTTTTGCGTGAACCCACTCTCTGTTGTCGAAGGCAAAAAGCTTCGTTTGGTGATAGATTTGAGGCATATTAATCAATGTCTAGTTTTGCCCAAATTCAAGTATGAAGATTTGCGATCTCTGTCTGAGGTTTTGGATGAGGGTGACTGGTTTTTTACCTGGGACCTCAAGTCGGGCTACCATCATGTCAGGATTCATCCGGACCATCAAAACTATTTGGGTTTTGCTTGGAATTTCAATGGTGTTCTCAGATATTTTACTTTTCAAGTGCTTCCTTTTGGGCTTAGCAGTGCTTGTTTTTGCTTCACGAAATTGCTGCGGCCTCTTGTAAGGCGTTGGCGTTCGATGGGTCACGTCAGTTTTGTCTACCTAGACGATGGTTTAGGCAGTCTCCCCGATAATTGTTCCGCTCAAGCAGCGAGTATTATTCAGCGTAAAGATCTCGGTTCTTGCGGATTTGTCGTTAATGAAGATAAGTCGTGCTGGTCGCCCAGACAAATTGGCGAGTGGCTAGGTTTCGTAATTAACACGATTTTAATGCAGTTCCGAGTTCCAGAAAAGAAAGTAGCGAAGCTCAAAGCAATATTAGACTCTGCTATTCAAGACGGCTTCGTAACGTTCCGGAATTTAGCCAAGATTGCGGGATCGGTAAATTCTATCTACCTTGCGGTTGGGCCGATTGCTCGATTACTCACTAGGCAAATGTACGCTGCCATTGATTCCAGATCAGCTTGGGATTCTATATTGCCTATTTCATCTAGTTTGATGGTAGAATTGAAGTTTTGGTATTTGAACATTGACTGTTTCAATGGCTATTCGATTAGGCCACCTCCTACTTCGTCCGTCGTGATATTTACCGATGCAAGTGATGTCGCATTCGGGGGGTTTTCTTCCAATCTTAGCGTTTCTTCTGTCAGCGGCATGTGGCTTGCCGATGACAAGGGCCAAAGTTCTACGTATCGGGAGCTTAAGGCAATATACTACGTGTTAGCATCCTATGCCAAGGAGTTGGAGAGCACGAAAGTGAAAGTCTTTACGGACAATGATAATGCCGCCAGAATTGTTTTAGTTGGCAGTCGCAAACCACATCTTCAAGCGTTAGCAATCGACATTTTTCAGCTTTGCTTAGCCAAGCGCATTGTTCTCGACGCGCAGTGGATTCCTCGTTCTGTTAATGAGAGAGCCGACCTTCTGAGCAGGTTTGTCGACAAGGACGATTGGTCTTTGAATCCAGCAGTTTTTCAAGATATTGATGTTAAGTGGGGCCCTCATACCGTCGACCGGTTTGCTTCTTACTATAATGCCCAACTTCCCAGGTTTAACTCCAAATTTGCTTCGCCTGGCAGTTGCGGAGTAGACGCGTTTGCCCAAGATTGGAGTTGTGAGATCAATTGGATTTGCCCTCCAGTCTCTTTGATAGTGCGCTCTGTCAGAAAGCTTGAAGCTTGTAACGGGTTTGGGACCCTGGTTATACCTGAATGGCCATCAGCGTCCTTCTGGCCTTTTTTGCATTCCACTCCTTCTAGATTTAAGAGCTTTGTTAAAGATGTTTTTGTTCTCCCTCGGATTGACAATCTGCTCATTGAGGGTCCGGGACAAATGGAAATTTACAAGTCTAAGGATTCCGCATTCAGTTCATGTCCTTCGTTCAGGATGTTGGCCTTGCGTCTTCAATTT TACCATTGCCAGACATGGTCTTGTTGCGTTGACTGCGTTTTCTGTGCTTCAGATGTTTTGCAGGTCGGCTCATGGCGAGAAGTACCGTCCCTTACAGATCCCTCTCTTCAGTCTTTGGTACCGGATCTTCTCGATCTTCAGTTAGAATCCAAGGCGACTTCCACCCTCTGTAAATACAATAACGGCTGGTCCAGATGGCGAAGGTGGGCATCCTCCAAGATAGGCGTTCCAGTCATCCCAGCCAAGCCTCTTCACATCTCCCTGTTTATCACGGAGCTGTGCCATGCGGCCCTCCGGAAAGGAACGGGAATCTCGTCAATCGAAGGTCTGTTCTACAGTATACGTTGGGCTCACAAGCTGGCGGGCATTGAATGCTGTCCTACTGACCACCCTTTGGTTCAATCGTCGCTTGAAGGTGCCAGAAGGAAGCTGGGTAGACCAATCAAACCGAAAGAACCGCTTCCCATTGACTTGTTGCAAGTTATTACCGAGCATTATAGCTCTAGCGAGTCTTTGGCCCATATTCGCTTTTTATTTATATTACTGGTTGGTTTCGCCGGTTTTTTCCGGATTGACGAGTTATTATCCATGAAACTCGGAGATATTACTTTATTTACGGATCGAATGTCTATTTTTGTGCCGAAACGAAAGAATGATCAGATCAGAGAGGGTCATACCTCGGTCATAGCTAGATCGGGAAATTTAACTTGTCCTGTAGCAGTCACTGAGAGGTTGGTTAGTTTTTTACCAGAGCCTAAGAATcctcattttcctttgattAGGCGTATTGTTAAGTCTAAGTCAGGCGAGCGTTTTCATGGAAGCATCGGTATTTCTTATTCTACGATCTTGCTGGAATTTAAGAAGCTTGTTGGTCCTTTTGTTGACGATATTTCCATTTTCGGGACGCATAGTATCAAATCAGGGGCAGCTTCACATCCTGCCTGTAGAGCTATCAATGAGACACTTTTAGACAAGCATACTGGTTGGAAATGTCCTAAAACAAAGAAGCGATACGTCAAGCATGTAGCTGAAGACTTGTTAAATGTGACCAAAATAATGGGCTTGTAG
- the LOC137985375 gene encoding transcriptional regulator ATRX homolog, whose product MPADDDSSRSNPALDESSRSAVKALVNESIANLTDNLTEVIESRLGAFATKFSAQNSSTVTNAVKKARLDRYICKRKGNQQQLDHAHDVLEKFDDATDSLKAGAHERVKRSLEEGTKLVSKRIKAIKLADKSEFGWLTVSEYLSDELASDSDDEKRMYRSEKRAERKVKEKLKQKRSRPQRSASSSYRTSSSYSSRNERSDDRFEPRPRRLGPCFKLSIPLWLLFSLALFFYFGYARRPYPVCSMYSVVPCAIWS is encoded by the coding sequence ATGCCTGCGGATGATGATTCTTCCAGAAGCAATCCAGCTTTAGACGAATCTTCGCGGAGTGCTGTGAAGGCTTTGGTCAACGAATCAATTGCCAATTTGACCGACAACTTAACCGAGGTAATTGAGAGCCGTTTGGGTGCTTTTGCCACGAAGTTTTCAGCACAAAACAGTTCTACCGTGACTAACGCAGTTAAGAAGGCTCGTTTGGACCGGTACATCTGCAAGAGAAAGGGCAATCAGCAGCAGTTAGATCACGCTCACGACGTCTTGGAGAAGTTTGATGATGCCACCGACTCGCTCAAGGCCGGCGCTCATGAACGAGTGAAACGATCCTTGGAAGAAGGTACGAAGCTAGTCTCTAAACGTATCAAGGCCATTAAATTAGCTGACAAGAGCGAATTCGGTTGGCTGACAGTCAGCGAGTACCTATCGGACGAGTTGGCGTCCGATTCAGATGATGAGAAACGAATGTATCGCTCGGAGAAGAGGGCGGAGAGGAAGGTGAAGGAAAAGctgaaacagaagcgaagcagaCCGCAACGCAGCGCCTCCTCATCGTACCGAACCTCGTCGTCTTACAGTTCTAGGAACGAGAGAAGTGATGATCGTTTCGAGCCACGCCCTAGACGCTTGGGACCTTGTTTTAAGTTGAGTATACCGCTTTGGTTACTTTTTTCACTAGCTTTGTTCTTTTACTTCGGGTACGCACGCAGACCGTATCCAGTTTGCTCCATGTATTCTGTTGTGCCTTGTGCTATTTGGTCGTAA